A single region of the Vicia villosa cultivar HV-30 ecotype Madison, WI linkage group LG4, Vvil1.0, whole genome shotgun sequence genome encodes:
- the LOC131599972 gene encoding uncharacterized protein LOC131599972 — translation MELLYLLFSIVSTSFTTLILSLILPFHALLRRLLSSRAASSSSSNNEAEPISLYEGTVYHQRRHPAHHSFQYHVRYALIDLDRAPHAPPNHFSPDEARQITGTNGPILLLTIPPSVGYEQNPLSVYYCYDVEESATCLKKCIAEVTNTPWAERVTFIFNPFSDLVAKALHVSPFMDMLGSWNIKASDPGDNLSISISVHHPEFGNYFTASLKAKKLHSSSASDHAVFFWLMPHKVAVWIYWHAIKLWWKNVQFIQHPRYATPMYRDEALIRDRTLQCCGFSALGENNKDGLLSEAKPRDRWFRWNDAKWPWS, via the exons ATGGAATTACTTTATCTTCTATTCTCCATAGTCTCCACTTCCTTCACAACTCTTATTCTATCGCTCATTCTTCCTTTTCACGCGCTACTGCGTCGTTTATTATCCTCACGCgccgcttcttcttcttcttccaataACGAAGCTGAACCCATATCTCTCTATGAAGGTACAGTCTACCATCAGCGCCGTCACCCAGCTCACCACTCCTTTCAATACCATGTTCGCTACGCGCTCATTGACCTCGACCGTGCACCGCACGCGCCTCCCAATCATTTTTCTCCCGATGAAGCTCGTCAAATTACCGGTACCAATGGACCCAT TTTGCTTTTGACGATTCCACCTAGTGTGGGATACGAACAGAATCCATTGAGTGTGTATTATTGCTATGATGTTGAAGAGTCTGCCACATGTTTGAAGAAATGCATTGCTGAG GTAACAAATACACCATGGGCTGAAAGAGTAACCTTTATTTTCAATCCGTTTTCTGATTTAGTGGCCAAAGCTTTGCATGTCAGTCCTTTTATG GATATGCTTGGAAGTTGGAACATTAAAGCAAGTGACCCCGGAGATAATCTTAGCATATCAATTTCAGTTCATCATCCTGAGTTTGGAAACTATTTTACTGCTAGTTTGAAAGCCAAAAAGCTGCACTCGTCATCAGCGTCAGATCATGCAGTTTTCTTTTGGTTGATGCCTCATAAGGTTGCGGTGTGGATATATTGGCAT GCTATAAAGTTGTGGTGGAAAAATGTGCAGTTTATACAACACCCTAGATATGCGACTCCGATGTACAGAGACGAAGCTTTAATACGAGATAGAACTCTGCAGTGTTGTGGATTCAGTGCACTAGGAGAAAACAACAAGGATGGTTTATTATCTGAAGCAAAACCTAGAGACAGGTGGTTTAGATGGAATGATGCTAAATGGCCTTGGTCATAG
- the LOC131595550 gene encoding exosome complex component RRP45A-like — MEQRLANCWRLTVNEKKFIESALLSDLRVDGRGPLDYRKLNIKFGRDNGSAEVQLGETRVMGFVSGQLVQPYRDRPNEGTFSIFTEFSPMADPSFEPGRPGESAVELGRIVDRGLRESRAIDTESLCILSAKLVWAIRIDIHILDNAGNLVDAANIAALASLMTFRRPECSLGGEDGQQVVVHPPEEREPLPLIIHHLPIAVTFGFFSNENLVVLDPTYREEAVMTGRMTTTLNANGDVCAIQKPGGQGVSQRVIMHCLKLAHVKAGDITAKIKDAVEKQNTERALQKIKRHSSSVAVDVCGTTARLAPKQNQSDADKDGSNLAQLKLKDGASLMECDATSSEQGQNNKKDGSSKNFIGGPSSWDPYSECVNSDLLKASLASRGQSTPSKQKDSRRETKAEEPAQEIKADSESIDTALTAAQSNEGKTLKDAVKPKNKRKKKRSSNNGN; from the exons ATGGAGCAGAGATTAGCTAATTGTTGGCGGTTGACAGTTAACGAAAAAAAATTCATTGAAAGTGCTCTACTATCAGATCTTCGAGTGGATGGCCGTGGCCCCTTGGATTATCGCAAGTTAAACATTAAATTTGGAAGGGATAATGGATCCGCAGAGGTCCAATTGGGTGAGACACGTGTGATGGGTTTTGTGAGTGGTCAACTTGTGCAGCCTTACAGAGATAGGCCTAATGAAGGTACATTTTCCATCTTCACTGAATTCTCTCCCATGGCTGATCCTTCCTTTGAGCCTGGCCGTCCTGGAGAATCTGCCGTTGAGTTAGGACGGATTGTAGACCGCGGTTTACGGGAAAGCAGAGCCATTGACACTGAATCACTCTGCATTCTTTCTGCCAAACTTGTCTGGGCTATTCGCATTGATATCCATATATTGGACAATGCAGG GAATCTTGTTGATGCTGCAAATATTGCTGCATTGGCTTCTTTGATGACATTCAGAAGGCCTGAATGCTCATTGGGGGGAGAGGATGGTCAACAAGTTGTAGTGCATCCTCCTGAG GAGCGCGAGCCACTCCCTTTGATTATACACCATCTTCCAATTGCTGTCACCTTTGGATTTTTCAGTAATGAAAATCTTGTG GTCTTGGATCCGACATACCGTGAAGAGGCTGTAATGACCGGACGCATGACTACAACACTTAATGCAAATGGTGATGTTTGTGCCATTCAAAAGCCTGGGGGGCAGGGAGTCTCTCAACGGGTTATCATGCATTGCTTGAAACTTGCTCATGTTAAAGCTGGTGATATTACAGCCAAGATAAAGGACGCA GTTGAAAAGCAGAACACTGAAAGAGCACTACAAAAGATTAAACGCCATTCTTCCTCTGTAGCCGTGGATGTATGCGGAACCACTGCCAGATTAGCTCCCAAACAAAATCAATCAGATGCTGATAAAGATGGCAGTAATCTAGCCCAATTGAAGCTAAAAGATGGGGCGAGTTTGATGGAATGTGATGCTACCTCATCAGAACAAGGACAGAATAACAAGAAGGATGGAAGCTCAAAGAATTTCATTGGCGGTCCCTCAAGCTG GGATCCCTATTCAGAGTGCGTCAATTCAGATCTTCTAAAAGCTTCTCTAGCTTCTCGTG GACAATCAACTCCTAGTAAACAAAAGGATTCAAGACGGGAGACTAAGGCGGAAGAACCAGCACAGGAAATCAAGGCAGATTCGGAATCAATTGACACAGCTCTAACTGCTGCGCAGAGTAATGAAGGTAAGACTCTGAAGGATGCTGTCAAGCCCAAAAACAAGAGGAAGAAAAAAAGATCTTCCAATAATGGAAATTAA
- the LOC131598100 gene encoding uncharacterized protein LOC131598100 — protein sequence MFANHEYSGYDYIELYVTLPEVQPTQLVESQVIDALEDEQAEVDIVDEEEEAPEIKVDNLVNEESEEEPDVVVPPDQVHMPPTHMRNLNFDGDEPLTDIFYDPYTQTDARLKEGDRFRSKEACIMAIKRFHMANNVDFKVDRANVERYKIKCRNTACGFRLHASYRKRSYSWVIGYISQDHTCVNTNVSQDHRKLSYDIICQEILPLVDKDPSLKVKTIISHIVATYNYTPSYRKVWLAKTKAIEIVYGNWEDSYKRLPRFLYALQIYAPGTVTILETLPAQSPDGTCLQGNVIFHRLFWAFRPCVQGFAYCKPILQIDGTWLYRKYKGTLLMAVAQDGNCNIFPVAFALVEGETAGGWGFFLRNLRTHVAP from the coding sequence ATGTTCGCCAATCATGAGTATTCTGGTTACGACTACATAGAACTGTATGTTACTCTACCAGAAGTTCAACCCACACAATTGGTTGAGTCACAAGTCATTGATGCACTTGAAGACGAGCAAGCAGAGGTCGATAttgtagatgaagaagaagaagcaccggaAATAAAAGTTGATAACTTGGTCAACGAGGAAAGTGAAGAAGAACCGGATGTTGTTGTGCCACCAGATCAAGTGCATATGCCTCCAACGCACATGAGGAACTTGAACTTTGATGGGGATGAACCATTGACAGATATTTTCTATGATCCATACACTCAAACAGATGCACGGCTAAAAGAAGGAGACAGGTTTCGTTCAAAGGAGGCATGTATCATGGCCATAAAAAGATTTCATATGGCAAACAATGTTGATTTTAAAGTTGATCGCGCCAATGTTGAGAGGTACAAAATTAAGTGTAGAAACACTGCttgtggattcaggttgcatgcatcatacagaaAGAGAAGTTATTCATGGGTGATAGGATATATTTCCCAAGATCACACGTGTGTTAACACAAATGTTTCACAAGATCACCGTAAGCTAAGTTATGACATTATATGTCAAGAAATCTTGCCTCTAGTTGACAAAGATCCATCGTTAAAGGTGAAAACGATAATCTCTCATATCGTTGCAACTTACAATTACACTCCGTCTTATAGAAAGGTGTGGCTGGCGAAGACCAAAGCGATCGAAATTGTGTATGGAAATTGGGAGGATTCGTACAAACGACTCCCACGTTTCTTATATGCGCTTCAAATTTATGCTCCTGGAACCGTTACTATTTTAGAAACCCTTCCGGCGCAATCTCCAGACGGAACGTGCCTTCAAGGAAATGTGATATTCCACAGGCTTTTCTGGGCTTTCCGCCCATGTGTTCAAGGATTTGCGTATtgcaaaccaattcttcaaatagaTGGCACTTGGTTGTACAGAAAATATAAAGGGACCTTGTTGATGGCTGTGGCACAAGACGGAAATTGTAACATTTTTCCTGTTGCGTTCGCTCTTGTGGAAGGAGAAACTGCTGgaggttggggtttctttctcaGAAATCTTCGGACACACGTTGCCCCCTAA